CTTTCAACCTTATACCACGCATTTGTGATACCATATTTCTTACTTCATTTAAAGCTGTGCGTGCAGTTTGCTGTACATCCTTCAATTCGTTTTTAGCTTTTTCAGGGTCTTTAGCAATTAGCTTTCTCGCTAAATCACTTTTTAAGCCAATTAAAGAAAGTTTTTGACCTAACGTGTCGTGTAAGTCACGAGCAATTCGTTGTCGTTCCTCTTGTTTAACGAGTTCAGAAATCCTTTTATTTGCATCTTCTAGCTGTTCTTCAAGTCTACCTTGTTTTTTGCGATTATAAATATTGAATGGTAGAAGGATAACGCTAATCCACACAATGATAATAAAAGGAATTTGTTTTAGAAATAGCTGTTCTTGAAGAATGACGCTAAAATTAATTAAACCGGTTGTTATGATTAGATGTATAATGTAAATCGTCATAAAGGTAATACGAGTTCTTATATGACCATTAAAATATGCGATGTAAAATGCAAAATAAATAAATTGAAATAAGATGGTCATTGTTACTGATACTGCTAATAATAATAACGTTAATAAATACATGATCCATCCTTTGGAGATGAATGCAAATCTATAAGAAACAAGAAATAACACAGTTAATATAATTCCTACTACAACTTCAAGCTTTGAAGAAGATTGAAAAACAAAATAGAACGGTAAAATACTAAATACGCTCCATATGTATGGTGAAATGCCCTCACTTTTTTGAAATATCCATAACTTTTTTATCATTATTATAAACCTCTTAATAAGTTGGTCTTATTTGTTTATTTTATCATTATTTTCCATTTGTTTTTACTAATTTGACTTTCAATTCCTTAATGTATTACTAAATAATTTCTTTGTAAAACTTTAGTCTTTATTATTTATATATTCTATGACTTCATTTACATAGTTATGTAATGGTTTGGATGAATCCACAATTAAACCGTAAGTATCAGAGGGCTTTTTACTACTATTAATAGTTTTTCTGAAATTCTCTTCAGTAGCTTCTATTATTTGACTTTGCATACGTTTTCGTTGCTTTAATCTGCGATTTATTTCTGTTAAATCATTGAGATAGCACTCTACGTATTTATAGTTTGTACCATACTTTGTACATAGGCGCTGTCCTTTTTCTATCATTTCACTATATAAACATGGGCTATCGAGTATCACACTATTTTGTTGAGATAAATAATATTCTACTAATGACCAATCAATATTGTATGAAATCTTGCCTGCAACTTTTGGATCTATAGCAGATTCAAGAGACTCTATTAATGCCGTCTTTACAATGTCGTGATCTACTACAATAGCACCTGTTCGTTTTGCTAATACCTTTGCAAGAGAAGATTTCCCTGAACCTGGAAATCCTGACATTTGTAGAAAAAACAAGAAGTTCCACCTCCTTTAAAACTAATACCTTATAATCTTATTTTTTTCAGCAAAATATGTTGTTTGTGGCAGACAAGTTGTAATCTTTCCTGCCGATCTAGTAGCAATTATTTATAAAAATGATCAGTAGCGATGATGCTTGTTATCACTCATATAGACGTTAGTTCATATCATTTGAGCGGCTCACTTCTTTACGATACATGACAGGACTTATTCCTTCATGCTGCTTAAAGAGTTTTGAAAAGTACGTATAATCTTGAATTCCAACTTCCTTACCAATGTCCATAACCCTTTTATCGGTCGTCGTTAGCAACTTTTTCGCTTGAAACAATCTATATTGGGTAAGAAATTGTAAAGGAGTCATCCCAAGTGAGCGTTGCATACACCTTGTTATGTAATCAGCATGAAAATGAAGGTCACGTGCTACATCCTCTAACAAAAAATTCTCCTTATAACGCTCTTTTAAATAGATAACTACTTGCTCTGCTAAT
This sequence is a window from Cytobacillus sp. IB215665. Protein-coding genes within it:
- a CDS encoding sensor histidine kinase; protein product: MIKKLWIFQKSEGISPYIWSVFSILPFYFVFQSSSKLEVVVGIILTVLFLVSYRFAFISKGWIMYLLTLLLLAVSVTMTILFQFIYFAFYIAYFNGHIRTRITFMTIYIIHLIITTGLINFSVILQEQLFLKQIPFIIIVWISVILLPFNIYNRKKQGRLEEQLEDANKRISELVKQEERQRIARDLHDTLGQKLSLIGLKSDLARKLIAKDPEKAKNELKDVQQTARTALNEVRNMVSQMRGIRLKEEFVRVKEILKAAQLDFIIDEDVKLNNVSLFLENILSMCVKEAVTNVVKHSNATLCEISIEQSWNEISITVRDNGIGIVMDHDLGKGSGLLGMKERLEFVNGRLDIISNEGTAIIMKVPTNIVKQGNEEELK
- a CDS encoding AAA family ATPase yields the protein MFFLQMSGFPGSGKSSLAKVLAKRTGAIVVDHDIVKTALIESLESAIDPKVAGKISYNIDWSLVEYYLSQQNSVILDSPCLYSEMIEKGQRLCTKYGTNYKYVECYLNDLTEINRRLKQRKRMQSQIIEATEENFRKTINSSKKPSDTYGLIVDSSKPLHNYVNEVIEYINNKD